Proteins from one Ammospiza nelsoni isolate bAmmNel1 chromosome 18, bAmmNel1.pri, whole genome shotgun sequence genomic window:
- the SERPIND1 gene encoding heparin cofactor 2 has translation MKFLFQLLAFAVIITSTFCGVKDVTEHFESLKGAQPHENGTYMPNLPLEFHKENTITNDLIPEEEEEEDYLDIDKILGEDDYSDVIDAAPHVVSEVQQGNILELFQGKTRIQRLNILNANFGFNLYRSVADKASSSDNIIMAPVGISTAMAMISLGLKDQTQQEVLSVLGFEDFINASSKYELMTVHNLFRKLTHRLFRRNFGFTLRSVNDLYIHKDFSVLNDFKTNLKTYYFADAQAADFSDPSFIAKTNERILKLTKGLIKEALVNINPTTLMMILNCLYFKGTWENKFPVEMTTKRSFRLNEKQTVKVPMMQTKGTFLAAADPELDCSIIQLPFVGNISMLVVLPHKLAGMKALEKQITPQVVEKWQKSMTNRTREVVLPKFKLEKTYNLIDYLRSMGIEELFNGNGDYSGISDEKITIDRFNHQGTITVNEEGTEAAAITTVGFMPLSTQIRFVVDRPFLFLIYEHRTSCLLFMGRVANPATS, from the exons ATGAAGTTCCTATTTCAATTGCTTGCCTTTGCTGTCATCATAACCTCCACATTTTGTGGAGTCAAGGATGTCACTGAGCATTTTGAAAGCCTTAAAGGTGCACAGCCACACGAAAATGGGACTTACATGCCCAACCTACCACTCGAGTTTCACAAAGAAAACACCATCACTAATGACTtgattcctgaagaggaggaggaagaggactACCTAGACATTGATAAGATACTGGGTGAAGATGACTACAGTGATGTTATTGATGCTGCCCCACACGTGGTTTCTGAAGTTCAACAAGGAAATATTCTTGAGCTATTCCAAGGCAAAACCAGAATCCAGCGCCTCAATATCCTCAATGCAAACTTTGGCTTCAACCTTTACCGCAGCGTGGCAGACAAGGCCAGCTCCTCAGACAACATTATCATGGCTCCTGTTGGTATTTCCACTGCAATGGCTATGATTTCCCTGGGTCTGAAGGATCAAACCCAGCAGGAAGTGCTATCAGTTCTTGGCTTTGAAGACTTCATTAATGCCAGCAGCAAATACGAGCTCATGACCGTTCACAACCTCTTCCGCAAGCTCACCCATCGGCTCTTCAGGCGCAACTTCGGCTTCACGCTGAGGTCTGTCAATGACCTTTACATCCATAAAGACTTTTCTGTCCTCAATGATTTCAAAACCAACCTGAAAACATACTACTTTGCTGATGCCCAAGCAGCTGATTTCTCAGATCCCAGCTTCATAGCCAAAACCAATGAACGCATCTTAAAGCTGACCAAGGGATTAATAAAGGAAGCTCTTGTGAATATCAACCCTACAACACTGATGATGATTCTTAATTGTCTTTACTTTAAAG GAACCTGGGAGAACAAGTTTCCAGTGGAGATGACCACGAAGCGAAGTTTCCGGCTGAACGAGAAGCAGACGGTGAAGGTGCCCATGATGCAGACCAAGGGCAccttcctggctgctgctgacccCGAGCTGGACTGCAGCATCATCCAGCTGCCCTTCGTGGGCAACATCAGCATGCTCGTGGTGCTCCCACACAAACTGGCTGGCATGAAAGCCCTCGAGAAGCAGATCACACCTCAAGTGGTGGAAAAGTGGCAGAAGAGCATGACAAACAG AACAAGAGAAGTGGTTCTGCCTAAATTTAAGCTGGAGAAGACTTATAACTTGATTGATTATCTGAGATCCATGGGAATAGAAGAACTGTTCAATGGAAACGGAGACTACTCTGGTATATCAGATGAGAAGATCACCATTGACAGG TTCAATCACCAAGGCACAATCACAGTGAATGAGGagggcacagaggctgcagcaatAACCACGGTGGGGTTCATGCCTCTCTCCACCCAGATCCGCTTCGTGGTGGATCGTCCATTCCTGTTCCTGATCTACGAGCACCGCACCAGCTGCCTCCTCTTCATGGGCAGAGTGGCCAACCCAGCCACATCTTAA